The Solanum lycopersicum chromosome 2, SLM_r2.1 DNA window gattatatatgtatgtCTTTGTTTATATGCATGTATGTGTAGATATATGAATTTTGTAGAGTACGAAATTctggaagttttttttttggctgTTAAATTCTGATTTGTAATGTGATGGTAAAAGGATCTAGATCTGAAAAGTATGCTTGTGTATCTGCGTTCTGTTTTCATGATATCTGGATAACGATATGGCTTGATAGACAGTGTGAgtaaattgatttattatttatgtgacATGTGATGGTCACTAATCGaccatgaaatacaaaaatatttgaagtggTACATGAACAACAGAGTTGAGATGTTTTTGTATCTGTATGGACAGTTTGGTCTTGTTGCAAGCATTGAAGAAGTACTATTTACTTGGAATGCATGAATGGTTCTTAGATTTGAATCTCCAAATTTTGTTTTCATAATGacataagaaaattttaaacttgatataAGTATGGATCTTTACAATAAAAGAAGTCTTCTCTGATTAAATTATGTCGAACCTGTATTAGTATATGTAATCCCCCAAGAGAATTGTTGCAAGgatataatattaattgtatattttagtGGATTTGTCCTATTATTAGCAGGATTCATTGATAGATATATGTGATATCCATGTTTTAGTCCTTGGAATTGGTGGTTGGGGGtggagaagaagaaataatCTCATTTTGTCTTCTTATAAAGAAAGAAACTTCCTCAATTTGATTATCCTTATCAGCTCAATTTATATGCTTAGGTATATTCCTGTTTTTGTGTTCCAAGCATATCCTATGTGCTCTCCATTAATATATATGCTTCACTGAATCTGAATTTGTGATAACACCTTCCATTGATTGAAAATTTGCTTTAAATTGTATCTTGAGAATGTTAATACTGATATTATATCATCTGAAATTAATCTTTCTGGCTAGCTATGCACATTAAAATTACACAAGATCATGAGCGTAGTTGAGGCACTATATCTTCCCGGTTATTTGTCTGAATAgtttttgtctttgttttttttatggtttgaaCAGAGATAGTTCTGTTAATAGTGAACAATGGGAGGAGGATTCAGAGTGCTGCACCTTGTGAaaccatttctttcttttctaccTGAAGTTCAGAGTGCTGACAGGAAGGTTCAATTCAAAGAGAAGGTCATCTATACTGTAATTGCGCTTGCTATTTTTCTGGTTTGCAGTCAGCTCCCTCTTTATGGCATACACTCTACAACTGGCGCGGATCCTTTTTACTGGATGCGTGTCATTCTTGCCTCAAACCGTGGTACAGTCATGGAACTTGGAATTACTCCAATTGTGACTTCTGGAATGGTGATGCAATTGTTAGCTGGATCAAAAATCATTCAAGTGGACAACAATGTTCGGGAGGACCGAGCACTCCTGTAAGTTtgtttttaagatttttatttctttagttgttTAACAACATATGTATATTGCATCAGTTCTATTTTGTTAGTTGTCTATTGTTTAAATTCCATATGCAGTGGTAATAGTATGGTTTGGAACCTTCAGAAAAGGATATTGTTTGGAACTTATGGGGATGATATGATCTATAACTTTAATGCTGAAATCATTTTGCAGAACCTAGATTAGTTGTATAATTTGGATTTTCAAggcaaatttcatttttcagattttctcACCCTTGAACTTTTACTGAACATTCATGCCGTCATTTGATCCTGGTATGTAGACCTAGATTACTCTGTGCACCCCCTGCCCTGCCCACACACCCACATCCCCAAAGATTTAGATGCATCTTTTTGTACTTGTTACTCAGTTacctaaaaaaattctttcatgCTGTTAAGTAGATTTTTTGAtgtttctttatcttttctGGTCAATGAAGCTCTCTCCTGTGCTCTCTAACAATTTATCCCATGCAGTAATGGTGCTCAAAAGCTATTGGGTATCCTGATTGCTGTCGGTGAGGCAGTTGCTTATGTCCTGTCGGGGATGTATGGCAGTGTTAGCCAATTGGGTGTTGGAAATGCTATCCTCATTATCCTCCAACTCTGCTTTGCTGCTATCATTGTCATGTGCTTAGATGAACTTCTTCAGAAAGGATATGGTCTTGGCTCTGGAATTTCCTTGTTCATAGCTACCAATATCTGGTATGTTTTTACTGTCTATCGGAAAAACCTATTTTGAGTTTGTCAGTACATTCATAGAGCTTATAATTccaagttaattatattttcagtGAAAGCATTATCTGGAAAGCATTTAGTCCCACAACCATCAATACCGGGCGTGGTGCTGAATTTGAAGGAGCTATAATTGCTCTGTTCCATCTTACTATTACTAGATCTAATAGGATTAGTGCCTTGCGTGAGGCTTTCTACCGGCAAAGTCTC harbors:
- the LOC101245021 gene encoding uncharacterized protein, producing the protein MGGGFRVLHLVKPFLSFLPEVQSADRKVQFKEKVIYTVIALAIFLVCSQLPLYGIHSTTGADPFYWMRVILASNRGTVMELGITPIVTSGMVMQLLAGSKIIQVDNNVREDRALLNGAQKLLGILIAVGEAVAYVLSGMYGSVSQLGVGNAILIILQLCFAAIIVMCLDELLQKGYGLGSGISLFIATNICESIIWKAFSPTTINTGRGAEFEGAIIALFHLTITRSNRISALREAFYRQSLPNVTNLLATVLIFLIVIYFQGFRVVLPVRSKNARGQQGSYPIKLFYTSNMPIILQSALVSNLYFISQLLYRRYGGNFIVDMIGTWKESEYSGQSVPVAGLAYLVTAPSSLAEMVSHPFHALFYIVFMLSACALFSKTWIEVSGSSARDVAKQLKEQQMVMPGHRDSNLQKELNRYIPTAAAFGGVCIGALTVLADLMGAIGSGTGILLAVTIIYQYFETFEKEKATELGMFGL